Part of the Vulgatibacter sp. genome is shown below.
TCTAAGCGAAGCTGCGACCAGAGTAGGAGTTCAGGGCGATATAACGACCTCGGCACGCCGAACTCTAGCCGAGGTCTCGCTTGGCGAAGATGGTGCCGGCGACCGTCAGCAGAACGAGACCGTAGGCGGCTGCATACGCCATCCCCAGCAGCACGCTATCGGTCAGAATCGCCTGTCCATGGACCAGTCTCCCGAGCGGGTCCAGCAGACTGAAGTCGGGTAGCATGCGGTAGAGAATCTCACCGATCCCGCGCATCACCGGCGATTCGCTCTGACCCATGAAATAGCGGAGGTCGGACGAGAGATAGCCCGCAACCGTCACGCCGATCGTCCCAATTAGTGCCACGGTCGAGGAGACGAAGGTGGAAAGCGCCACGGCGATCGTAGCAACCAAGCCAAGTCGAATGAGCAGCATTACCCAGGTGAGTGCGTAGTCGCCCCACGAGAATAGCCTCCCGCCCTCCTCAAGGTCGGCGTAAACGGCGATAGCAACGGTGGCAGCAGCCATCATTAGCGAGGCATTCAGCCAAGTGGTCACGAGGACCCCGGCGAACTTACCGGCGATGTAGGTCGAGCGCTCAATCGGCTTGGCCAGCACTGGAAACACCAGGCGGCGGTCGACTTCGCGGCTGATGGCGGTGATGCCTAGCAGGGTGGCGGTAACCACGCCGGCGAAGGTCACGCTACTGAGCGACATGTCGGTCACGATGCGCAGGCGGTAGCCGAGCGTGAGGTTTGAAAGCACGACGGAGAGCGCCACCAGGCCGAAGCTGAAAGCAACCAGCCCGTAAAGGATTCGATCGCGGAGGGCTTCAGCCAACGTGACGGAGGCCAGTGATGCGATGCCAACCAATCGCTGATTCATCGAAGTCCCATGTCTAGTTGTCGGAACGAGCGGTGCGGACGGGCCTGCTCAAGCGCTTGCCCTCTGGCGGTTCGATCTGGCCGGTCGACGGATCGTAGCGGTAGGGCGAGCCACTTGGGGAAACCGGGACTGCCACCAGCCCCCGTCCCACGAGTTCGTCGAGATCGGGCGGCGGTGCGCCGAATTGCGCTTTGTACTGGGCGATCAGGTCCTCTAGACGCACGAGGTCCCGCTCGATCCGGAGTTCGAGCAAACGCTCCTCGAGCCTTTCGCGAAGTCCCGGTTCGTCCGTCGAGAGCAGGAGGTTCTCGAAATAGGCCACGGCAGCATCTGCCTGCCCGGCAGCTGATGAAAGGCGTGCAACCATCTCACGCACAAGATTCGGCGCACCCGGGACCGCTGCGGCCCGCTGGAGGTAGCTCGCGCCCGTGGCGAGATCGTTCCGCTCGTACCAGTGGTTGAAGGCGAGGTAAAAAGGAAGCTGCCAGCGATCCCCGACGTTGTGCATGCCCTTCGCGAGGATGGCATCCGATTCGTCGAGCCGTTTTGCCGAGTTGAGGGCGACACCTGCCGCCTGGTACGCATAGCCGTAGAGTGGATCCACGTCGGTAATCAGGTCCGCGAGTTCGAAGGCCTGTGGCAGACCGTCGCGCATTGCTTCAGGGCTGCCAATGTATTGCACGAACCGTAGCCAGTAGGCATCCGCCAAGGTCACCTGCTGGCCAAGCGCAAGCAGACGTACGCTCGGGCCATCGGGGAGAAAAAGGCGGTAGCCACCATCAGTGCCAGCGTCGGCCTGGCGGGCTACGAGGATACGCTGGGCCGAATAGGCCGCGTAGCCTGCGGAAACGATGGTGACCATGACAGCGAGGTGCTGGAGGAACGCCCTGGGCATTTCGAGGATGATGTCCGATGCGCAGCTCTGGAACAAGAACGGAGCGATCGAGCCCCTGCCAAAGGAGACTCGACGCAGACGCAAAGGGCCGGGTCGCGAGCGACCCGGCCCTTTCCGAGGCGATGGAATGCTTGCTTAGAAGTCGTCCTCGGGGGTAGCGAGGAACGTGCGCTCAACGTTGTTGGTCTCGTCGGCGGCGATGCTCCAGGCCTCAATCGACGCGTTGGTGCAGATCGCGTTCACCGCAGGCGGAACGGCGGCGGCGGTGGGCGCGGGCTTGCCGTAGATCCAGCAGGAAACGTTCGTGTCGCCGCTGCCGTCAACGTCACCCAGTGCAGTAATCGTGAAGTCGGTCGCACCCGGCGCTGCCGCAGT
Proteins encoded:
- a CDS encoding ABC transporter permease, which gives rise to MNQRLVGIASLASVTLAEALRDRILYGLVAFSFGLVALSVVLSNLTLGYRLRIVTDMSLSSVTFAGVVTATLLGITAISREVDRRLVFPVLAKPIERSTYIAGKFAGVLVTTWLNASLMMAAATVAIAVYADLEEGGRLFSWGDYALTWVMLLIRLGLVATIAVALSTFVSSTVALIGTIGVTVAGYLSSDLRYFMGQSESPVMRGIGEILYRMLPDFSLLDPLGRLVHGQAILTDSVLLGMAYAAAYGLVLLTVAGTIFAKRDLG